A window of Vigna unguiculata cultivar IT97K-499-35 chromosome 4, ASM411807v1, whole genome shotgun sequence contains these coding sequences:
- the LOC114180878 gene encoding uncharacterized protein LOC114180878: MLLRGQVPEDQLSFDPEIEKTARRNRGKSKKKQGKTREESSSTSITPQSENMEDQRPAPARKTLGDYAMQQGPRYFSSIAIPSTTKTLEMKPAFLSLISSHQFTGMDNEDPYTHLSTFYELIGTMGFQAGDLEHVYMRLFPFSLAGKAKEWLKSHPNQSLNSWKDVEEKFLNRFFPPSRYIKAKADISTFRQGPDEPFCEAWERFNSLLRKCPNHGFEDIAQLNIFCNGLRPDTKMILDAAAGGTMMSVDAEQATRIIEALASTDHQAQHNRQTVQRKGVLDLSTTDAILAQNKILTQQIEALTKQMSKLPEQLQVVQSSPSQQPMRCDFCGGDHPNGHCSYQSSSQGEVQYVSNQGRPGNFSNNNNFSQGWRNNPNQNFGWKQDAGPSNRQPPYQQQQQHYPSVHDRTSKLEDTLEKFMQASLTNQKNTEASIRNLETQW; the protein is encoded by the exons ATGCTTTTAAGAGGTCAGGTTCCTGAAGATCAATTATCATTTGACCCAGAAATAGAAAAGACAGCTAGAAGGAACAGAGGCAAAAGCAAAAAGAAGCAAGGAAAGACAAGGGAAGAATCTTCCAGTACTTCCATCACACCTCAATCAGAAAACATGGAGGATCAAAGACCAGCTCCAGCCAGGAAGACACTTGGAGACTATGCTATGCAACAAGGGCCGAGATATTTTTCTAGCATAGCAATACCATCCACCACTAAAACTCTGGAGATGAAGCCAGCTTTCCTCAGTTTGATTAGTTCTCATCAATTCACTGGAATGGATAATGAAGATCCATACACTCACCTTTCTACATTCTATGAATTGATAGGAACCATGGGCTTTCAAGCAGGAGATCTTGAGCATGTGTACATGCgtttatttcctttttctttggcaGGTAAAGCAAAGGAATGGCTTAAGTCACATCCCAATCAGAGTTTGAACAGCTGGAAGGATGTTGAGGAGAAATTCTTGAACAGATTCTTTCCACCATCTCGCTACATCAAAGCTAAAGCTGATATTTCAACGTTTAGGCAAGGACCAGATGAACCATTCTGTGAAGCTTGGGAGCGGTTCAATTCCTTATTGAGGAAATGCCCAAATCACGGATTTGAGGATATTGCTCAGTTGAACATATTCTGTAATGGTCTGAGGCCTGACACCAAGATGATATTAGATGCAGCAGCAGGTGGAACAATGATGAGTGTAGATGCGGAGCAAGCAACAAGAATCATTGAGGCATTAGCATCCACAGATCATCAAGCTCAGCATAATAGACAAACTGTTCAGAGGAAGGGAGTGCTTGATCTTAGTACTACAGATGCGATCTTAGCTCAGAATAAGATTCTGACTCAACAGATTGAAGCACTGACGAAGCAGATGTCTAAATTACCAGAGCAGTTGCAAGTTGTGCAATCTTCTCCTAGTCAACAACCCATGAGATGTGACTTCTGTGGAGGAGATCATCCAAATGGTCATTGTTCTTATCAGAGTAGCTCACAAGGAGAAGTTCAATATGTGAGCAACCAAGGAAGACCAGGTAATTTCTCCAACAATAATAACTTTTCACAGGGGTGGAGAAACAATCCAAATCAGAACTTTGGATGGAAGCAAGATGCTGGTCCTTCAAACAGACAACCTCcttatcaacaacaacaacaacattatccTTCGGTGCATGACAGAACATCTAAACTGGAGGATACTTTGGAAAAGTTTATGCAAGCTTCTTTGACCAATCAGAAGAATACAGAAGCTTCAATCAGAAATCTCGAAACACAG TGGTAA
- the LOC114181521 gene encoding transcription factor LAF1-like, translating into MGNQSYIELSNSDKKRERGKMEKQTLEKAKPKYRKGLWSPEEDNKLRNHILKHGHGCWSSVPIKAGLQRNGKSCRLRWINYLRPGLKRGVFSKHEEDTIMALHHMLGNKWSQIAQHLPGRTDNEIKNYWHSYLKKKVMKTKEMESEKQIQHASSSSDTVENSLSPQKLATQDPSYALLQNMEKPATHSDNFFSQSYDFSKEACQSSLPKLLFSEWLSEDQVNGAGSVNSDDSLVLGNMFDQNSSFQEAIMQLLEGNFGEEYHNSLIHSSTSEVYNSQLKPSNQVDGSDFIHCIPGNDLCSNFSLINRAM; encoded by the exons ATGGGAAACCAATCTTACATTGAACTCTCAAATTCTgacaaaaaaagagaaagaggaaaaatgGAAAAGCAGACACTGGAAAAAGCAAAACCAAAATACAGAAAAGGGTTATGGTCACCTGAAGAAGATAATAAACTCAGAAACCATATCCTTAAGCATGGTCATGGATGCTGGAGCTCTGTCCCCATTAAGGCAG GCTTGCAAAGAAATGGAAAAAGTTGCCGACTAAGATGGATTAACTACCTGAGACCTGGATTGAAGAGAGGGGTTTTCAGCAAACATGAAGAAGATACAATCATGGCTCTTCACCACATGTTAGGGAACAA GTGGTCTCAAATAGCACAGCATTTACCAGGAAGAACTGATAATGAGATAAAGAATTACTGGCATTCATATCTGAAGAAGAAAGTGATGAAAACTAAGGAAATGGAATCTGAGAAACAAATTCAGCATGCTTCTTCAAGTTCAGACACAGTGGAAAATTCACTCTCTCCACAGAAACTTGCAACTCAAGATCCAAGTTATGCATTGCTACAAAACATGGAAAAACCAGCAACACACTCTGATAACTTTTTCTCACAAAGCTATGATTTTTCCAAAGAGGCTTGTCAGAGTTCACTGCCAAAACTCTTATTTTCTGAGTGGCTTTCAGAGGATCAAGTAAATGGTGCAGGCTCAGTGAATTCTGATGATTCTTTGGTATTGGGAAATATGTTTGATCAAAACTCATCTTTCCAAGAAGCTATAATGCAGTTGTTGGAAGGGAACTTTGGTGAAGAGTATCATAATAGTTTAATTCACAGTTCAACCAGTGAGGTGTACAATTCACAGCTTAAGCCATCAAATCAAGTGGATGGAAGTGATTTCATTCACTGCATTCCTGGGAATGATTTATGCAGCAATTTCAGCTTAATCAATCGGGCTATGTGA